The Apium graveolens cultivar Ventura chromosome 6, ASM990537v1, whole genome shotgun sequence genome contains a region encoding:
- the LOC141666524 gene encoding uncharacterized protein LOC141666524 yields the protein MNSLRHFRLHTPFSHTNHPFLPLFLHTQTTPPSPNLDIPTISQLITNQHWSLLKTLLKPTSPITLLQLLFNHSTHPEVIYSFFKWSQVHYKLSHCLEHYCRLFHLLANAKKYRKIRSLLHLFVNMERYSCSSVFHTLLNFGDRVSYSSVIVDMLILAYVNNCHVTLALEGFERAGDYGFRLSVFSCNALLNLVVKEGRFRVVEFLYKEMIRRRVELNLISFNIVINGFCKAGKLHKASDVVEDMKVWGIELSVITYNTLIDGYCKKGSTGKMLKADALLKEMVANKISPNEVTYSILIDGFCKDGSVSAAVRIFKEMQVQGFTSSVVAYNALINGLCSDGEIDKALVLRDEMAASGLQPNIVTLNALINGLSKKNMLKEAKDLFDGIVKQGLHANVLTYNTLIDAYCKAGELEEAIKLRSLMLDHTVIPDVSTYNCFIGGYSRKGNNEAASKLLDEMRDKGLRPNVVTYNIRVDALCNMGKSRDAVKLLDEMFDLGLRPSHITYNILMDGYCREGNLRAALNLRRRMEKQGLQPNIVTYNVLLKGLCEKGKLEDANTYLNQMLEKGLIPNKITYDIVREGMIEKGFVPDIDGHLYTSSRPQSSMLRTEAISVLWYRMISFLVEIRLVDSREFHRKKVLESHFMFRNRQFSEDISLKFAPNWSLRSGARKRS from the exons ATGAATTCCTTGCGCCATTTCCGACTTCACACACCATTTTCACACACTAATCACCCCTTCCTCCCTCTCTTTCTCCACACCCAAACAACCCCCCCTTCACCAAATCTTGACATACCCACCATTTCTCAACTCATTACTAACCAACACTGGTCTCTACTCAAAACCCTTCTTAAACCCACTTCCCCTATAACACTTCTCCAATTATTATTTAACCATTCCACTCATCCTGAGGTAATCTACTCTTTCTTCAAATGGTCTCAAGTTCATTATAAGCTTTCACATTGTCTTGAACATTATTGTAGACTCTTTCATTTACTTGCAAATGCTAAAAAGTATAGAAAGATTCGATCTTTATTGCATTTATTTGTTAATATGGAGAGGTATAGCTGTTCTTCTGTGTTTCATACTCTTTTGAATTTTGGTGATAGGGTTTCTTATAGTTCTGTGATTGTTGATATGTTGATTTTGGCCTATGTTAATAATTGTCATGTGACTTTGGCTTTAGAGGGGTTTGAGAGAGCTGGGGATTATGGGTTTAGGTTGTCGGTTTTTTCGTGTAATGCTTTGTTGAATTTGGTTGTCAAAGAGGGGAGGTTTCGGGTTGTTGAGTTTTTGTATAAGGAGATGATTAGGAGGAGGGTTGAGCTTAATTTGATTAGTTTTAATATTGTAATTAATGGGTTTTGTAAGGCTGGGAAGTTGCATAAGGCTAGTGATGTTGTTGAGGATATGAAGGTGTGGGGGATTGAGCTGTCGGTCATTACTTATAACACGCTAATTGATGGGTATTGTAAGAAGGGGAGTACAGGGAAAATGTTGAAAGCTGATGCGTTATTGAAGGAAATGGTGGCTAATAAAATTTCACCGAATGAAGTTACGTATAGTATACTCATTGATGGGTTTTGCAAGGATGGAAGTGTATCTGCCGCTGTGAGAATTTTTAAGGAAATGCAAGTTCAGGGGTTCACATCTAGTGTGGTTGCTTATAATGCACTAATTAACGGGCTTTGTAGTGATGGGGAAATAGATAAAGCTCTTGTTTTGAGGGATGAGATGGCGGCCTCAGGTTTGCAGCCGAATATTGTTACTCTCAATGCTCTTATAAATGGGTTATCTAAGAAGAATATGCTGAAGGAAGCTAAAGACTTGTTTGATGGCATTGTTAAACAAGGTTTGCATGCAAATGTACTTACATATAATACATTAATTGATGCCTATTGCAAAGCTGGAGAACTAGAAGAAGCAATCAAGCTACGTAGTCTGATGTTGGACCACACGGTCATCCCCGATGTTTCGACCTATAATTGTTTTATTGGTGGTTATAGTAGAAAGGGGAACAATGAAGCTGCTAGTAAGCTTTTAGATGAAATGAGGGATAAGGGCCTGCGTCCCAATGTTGTTACTTACAACATCCGAGTAGATGCATTATGCAATATGGGAAAATCAAGAGATGCGGTCAAACTTTTAGATGAGATGTTTGACTTGGGTTTGAGACCATCTCACATAACATACAACATTTTGATGGATGGTTATTGCAGGGAAGGCAATCTGCGAGCAGCTTTAAATTTGAGGAGACGAATGGAGAAACAAGGGCTGCAACCAAATATTGTAACATATAATGTGTTACTTAAGGGCTTATGCGAGAAGGGGAAGCTGGAAGACGCGAATACATATCTGAATCAGATGCTGGAGAAGGGTTTAATCCCTAATAAAATAACCTATGACATTGTTAGAGAAGGGATGATAGAGAAGGGATTTGTTCCAGATATTGACGGGCATCTCTACACTAGTTCT AGACCGCAGAGCTCCATGTTAAGGACAGAAGCAATATCGGTGCTTTGGTATCGCATGATTTCGTTCTTGGTGGAAATCAG ACTTGTAGATTCCAGAGAGTTTCACCGTAAAAAAGTGTTGGAGTCTCATTTCATGTTCAGAAACCGGCAATTTTCTGAGGACATTAGCCTAAAGTTTGCACCAAACTGGAGCTTAAGAAGCGGTGCAAGAAAGCGAAGTTGA